A window of Lotus japonicus ecotype B-129 unplaced genomic scaffold, LjGifu_v1.2 AP026985.1 genomic DNA:
CAGAAAAAATGAAGTTCTTTCCTTTTCATCTCCCAAAATATCTGCCAGTTGTGCCTAATCTGTAGTACCTATTCCTAAGAACCAATCAAATCAATACCACATTACATGGAGCCCAAGTTTACACTAttgcttatttttattttttctgtatCTGCTCCAGCAGAAAGAAACTTGTCTCTGGTCTGCTTTTTATGAACTATTGTATGTTTTAAAATCTTCCTACAGTTGACAATTTATGAGGAGAAGTTTCTGTGAGCAGCTTTTGAGTTTCATATAATTGACTATGTGAAAAGAGAAGCGGATCCAAACATGCTGTAAAACAATTTACCCAATTCAATCACACAAGGTCAATTATACTGTGAAAATTGCAAGTAACTTACATTATTTCATTAGGACTCCAAAGAATAGCATAGTGATGAAAATGTCTGGTAGGATCAAACCAGAGGTGGAACTTCATCTCTCTGCCTATAATTTTCCCATCACCACTCCCTCTTATATAAACATTGGTTTGCAAAGTATAAGGCTTTCCAAATGTAGTCCCCAGAAACTCAATGTCCACTTCATCATGGAAACCCGGATGCGCTTCATTGTTCGAAAGCTGCCATGCATTCATCAAAATAATTAGCAATCAATTAGGCACCAAACTTGAACAAAATGTGAATGTGTAAGTTTCCACCATTCAACTTAAAAGCCTGTTTGGATACAGACTCACTGGAGCTTATTAGAGTTTCAAACGAATTCTTATCCTTTTATCAAATCATTAGATCATTTCTTACATAAAAAGCTGTTATAACTCCTGCAGTATACCCAGGATGGAGCTTAATAGAAGCACCAAAGTACCCGGATCGAAATGGGCGAACCGATTTGAAGCCGCTTCCTGAAAACAAGAAACaaaattatgttaaattttcaATGATACATAGCAAATAGATGAAGAGTTTAAAGTGAATTGAAACAAATCAGATTCAGACCTGAGGTCCTGTCAAGCCAAATTGTTAATGCATTTTGATCTAGTCTTTGGTGTGAAGGGCCCCAAAGGTTTCTATAACCTTTGTTAAAGCTCGTAGACCTGAATTTTGAACTTGGCCAGTAGCCAGGTGAAGGTGGCCAATAGGCATTGCTTGAAGGCGCCATCATAAAGAGTAAAATAGCAAAGAGAAATATCAGAGCCATGAAGAAAAAGTTAGGTGAGTTGAATGCAGAAGTATGATACTACTGGCTGGGTTTAAATGCAGGGTGTGTGTGAGAGTGAAAGAGAGGGACTGATCAAAGAAATGTGCCTATGAAAGTTTGATATAAATAAGAAAATCAGTGGGTGTGGGTCCCTCCagagaattaattttgaaaatgagGAAATTGAGGAGGGATTAGGAGTTTAAGCATAGCAATagtaaattagtaattaattatTGGTCATTGCAGACAAAAGGGATGGTCTTAAATTGTTGGATTATATTCAATTATAGTATGCAGATTTACTTAAATTATGCCATTCTCTTTTTCCAGTGCAACTACTTTCCTTCTTACTATTAATGACAGAGAGCCTTTTAACTTGGTTGCAGAGCATAGTAAAGATGTGGCATGCAGAAGAGGGTAGATGGGTCTTAAATGTTTTCTAGTTAAAACCTGGTATTCTTCAAAGAGACAATCATGTTCGAGTCTCCTAAGACCAGCAAGAGTGATAAAACTTTCTCTGACAAGTATTTAATGCAATTGGATTCATAAAGACTCGAACCTGTGTCAAGAACCAATTATCCTCAAAGCTTAAGCTCTTGGTAATA
This region includes:
- the LOC130727282 gene encoding probable xyloglucan endotransglucosylase/hydrolase protein 32, producing MALIFLFAILLFMMAPSSNAYWPPSPGYWPSSKFRSTSFNKGYRNLWGPSHQRLDQNALTIWLDRTSGSGFKSVRPFRSGYFGASIKLHPGYTAGVITAFYLSNNEAHPGFHDEVDIEFLGTTFGKPYTLQTNVYIRGSGDGKIIGREMKFHLWFDPTRHFHHYAILWSPNEIIFLVDDVPIRRYPRKSAATFPLRPMWVYGSIWDASSWATEDGKYKADYRYQPFVARYTNFKAGGCSAYAPRWCHPVSASPYKSGGLTRQQHWAMRWVQRHHMVYNYCQDPKRDHRLTPECWRSGNN